The Acidobacteriota bacterium sequence TTCGACGAGAGCGGCTCGGGCCCGCCCGGACGAAGGCGCCTCGCCTCGACGAACGTGAACGGCTTGACGTGTCCGAGCTTCGCGTCGGCCGGCTGCGGGTCGGTCGGCTGCGTCGGGCACCCCGTGTCGGGCTCGAACTCCTCGACCGGAGGCGGGCTCGCGGTGCACCAGTACGGCACGACCCGATCCATGCCGTCGTCGGCCCGCAGCGCGAGCAGCGACTGAGCCGAGGCCTCGCCCACGCTCACGCCGTCGGCTTTCGACGGCCCGTCGGGCAGGCCCGCCATGTAGATCGCGTACTGTTCGTCGAGATACGTGACCCGCGAGGGCGCGACGCGCGCGCGGGCGGTACGGTGAGCTGCCGTCGCCACCGCCGCGCGAACGTCGGCGTCGGGAAACGGCGTGATGACGGTGGCGTAGGGCTCGAAGCCCCCCTCGATGGCGACGACCGCGTCGTACATCGCGAGCACGACCATCGTGTGGAGCACCTGCGCGCTGCCGGCCGGTCGGGGGGCGGCTGCGCTGTGGATCGCCGGCTGGACGATCAGCGCCCAGTCGGTGACGGCATTGCCCGTGCCAGCCGAGACGTGACACGGCGGGACGAGCGCGCCGAGCGCGCCCGCGGCAATCAGAAAGCGGAAGTGTGTGGTCATCGTCGTCCCTCCTCGTGTGCGTCGTGCACGGTCTCAGGCTAGGACCGTGGGAGAGGCGAAGGAATGACCGCGCGTTCGCGTCACTTGTCCGCGCGTCCGCCGCACGGGCGAGTCTTGCTCGCGCGTTCGCCGCGCGTGTCCGATCGTCCGACGGACGAGCTGTTTGACGCCGACTTCGGCAGTCGTCGCCCCGGGCGGCCGAGGCGTGCAGCGCGCGGCCGTGACGGCGGCGTCGACGGTCAGCGCACCGCCGGCAGCGATCTCATCAGCAGCTCGAATGCGCCGTTGAGTGCCTTGGCGCCGGCTTCCGCCCCGCGGTACTTCCCGAGCCGCACGACGACGAGGCCGTGCGACGGCACGATCGTCGCGCTCTGCCCGCCGGCGCCGCGCATGGCAAACGCATCGCGGGGAAGGGGCAGGGCGCCGTCGCCGTTCACCCAGAAGAAGCCGCCGCCGTACACGGGGCGGCCGTCGGCTTCCCATGCAGGCGCAATCGTCTTCACGTGGTCCACGTAACCCTGGGGCAGCAACCGCTCGCCGTTCCACACGCCGTCCCTCAGGTAGAGACTGGCGAGTCGCGCCCAGTCGCGGGCGGCCACCATCCCGTACCCCTGGCCGAGGAAGTTGCCGAAGGGATCGGTCTCGATCACGGCGTTGCGAATGCCAATCTTGTCGAAGAGCACGCGCTGCGGAAACGCGTGGTAGTCCTGCCCCAGCTTCTCCGCGCCGAGCTTCACGAGGTAGCTCGCCAGGACGGGGTCCGTGTTGCGGTAACGGCCCACCGTGTTCGGCCTCCACTGCAGCGGGCGCGTGGCCGCCCACTCGAACGAGTTCACCGTGCCCGTGTAGAGATAGAGGTGATCGGGATAGCCGAACGACGCGTCCCAGTCGGGGTCCTGTGGGGCCCGGATGCGGATGCCGCTCGACATCCGCATGATGTCGACGATGCGGATCGCCCGACGCGGGTCGTCGGGTGCCTGCCACTCGGGAATCGGCGCCGGCTGGTCGAGCGTATACACCCCCATCTGGATGAGTCGCGCGACGAGCGTACCGGTGAGGCTCTTCGTCATCGACCAGCTCTCGAGCGGCGTGTGGAGGTCGATGCCCGGCGCGTAGCGTTCGCCGATGATACGCCCCTTGTAGGTGACGACGAGCGCGAGCGTCATGGCCTCGGGCGGGCCGAAGCCTGCCTCCATCGCGGCAGCCACGGCGGCCGGATTGAACTCCGCGACCGGTGGCTCGGGGGCGGGCACGTCGCCCATGGGCCAGTGGGTCTTGGCAGGGTCTGGCAGGTTCGGCGTGACGACCGACGGCGTGAAGAACACGTCGTCGCGGCCGATGGGCAGCGCCACGCACCCCTGGCTCCCGAATCGGCGTGCGACGCGCGTGACGCCGTTCTCCAGGCGCAGCCGCACTTCCTGCTTCTCGCGGTCGATGACGCGGTCGACCACGGCGGCGCGATGCTCGAGCGGACCCGTGAAGAACCCGACGTTCGCCGCCGCATCGTCGGGATCGAGGCCGGTGAGGAAGACGGCCGAGCAGAGGGTCTTCGCGTAGCCCGCGGTGTGATGCTCGACGGCGTGGCCGGGCGGAGGCTCCCACGCGCCGGGCAGCTCGAGCGACACCCCGCGCGCGATGAGAGCGGCGCGCCGATCCTCGGCGCCCTGCGTGGCCTGAGCGGACCCCGCCACGACCTGGACCAGCACGAACAGCACGGCGAGCAGCAAGCGCATGGTGTGTCTCCAGAAGTCGACGACGCTGTGTTCGGCACGAGGCTATCGCATGCCGCGCGCCGAGGCCACTCTGCCCGCGCGGCGGCGCGACTACGCGAGTGGCCCGATGCGCTCGAGCCGCATCACCGGCTGCCCGTGCGCGCGAGACGCGTCGAGGTCGATGTCGAACGCCGCCACCCAGTCGTTCGCCATCTCCGGGTCGACGAGCATCTGCTCGACGCGCCACGTGCGGCCATCGTCAGAGGGCGTGATGTACGTGTGGCGCGCGTTGCGCGCCTCGGGATCGAAGCGCAACATGCCGCGCTCCGCCCGATACTCGTCCGCCACCGCCTGCAGCCGCTTCGTCGTCCAGCCGTCAGCCGCGCCATCGGCGCCGTCGGTCGGGCCCTCGTCCTGCGCGGAAGGCTCGACGTCGGCGAGCACGGCGAGCGCGCCGACCTCGTCGCGCGTCCACCACGCGCGCAGGAAGAGGAAGATGCGCGCGCGAACGGCCGCCGTGAAGCGCCGCGTATCGGTTGTGATGTCGGCCACGGCGAGGTCGGTGCCTGGCGGGCGTCTCTCCCCCGCGCGCGAAGCGGGCAGGGCAGCACCCTCGAGGGGACGATAGGCCGGATCCCGCATCCGCGCCCATTCCTCTTCGAGGCTCGAATCCACCTGTCGCAGCATCGTCCGCAAGTAGTGCTCGAGGTCGAGCACCTCGTCGGTCTTGTGCGGGTCGGGCACGGTCTGGCTGAGCACCTTGTAGACGCTGTTGAGGTGCCGCAGCAGCAGCCCTTCCGATCGCTGGAGGTCGTAGTCGAGCACGTACTCGGTGAACGAGCGACACTGCTCGAACATCTCGCGCGCAATCGACTTCGGCCGGATGCTCTCTTCGCCGACCCACGGGTGGTTGGCGGCGAACTGGTTGAAGGTCTGGTAGACGAAGTCGGCGAGCGGCTTTGGATACTCGAGCTTCTCGAGCTCCTCCATGCGCTGCTCGTAGTCGAGGCCCTCGGCCTTCATCTTCGCCACTGCCTCGCCCTTCAGGCGGTCGAGCTGTCGGCGCAGGATGATCTCGGGGTTCTCGAGGATCGACTCGACGAGCGTGATGAGGTCGAGTACGTAGGCAGGCGAGTCGGGCTCGAGCAGCGGGATCGTCTCGACCAGATAGAGTGACAACGCCTGGTCCATCGAGAAGTCGTCCTGCAGGTCGACGTTCACGCGGAGTCTCGTCTCGTGCTCGTCGGGCGGCACGAACTCGATGATCCCGCGCGCGACCAGCGCGCGGAAGAGCAGCCAGCCGCGCCGCCGGTGCACGGCCTTCGCGGCCTCCGCCTCGTGGCTGTCGCGCACGAGCCTCCGCATCGCGCCGCAGCCGTCACCTCGGCGGCTCAGCACGTTGAGCAGCATCCCGTGCGACACCTCGAATCGCGAGACGAGCTGCTCGGGCCGTGCGCTCATCAGCCGCTTGAACGTGTTGACGTCCCAGTTCACGAAGTTGTGCTCGGGCGGCTTGCGCCGTGTGACCTTCTTGCCGTCGCGAGCCGCCTTCTCGCTGAGCCGCAGGTTCTCGATGACGTGCTCGGGCGCCTGCACGACGACGTACCCGTGGTCGTCGAAGCCCTTGCGCCCCGCACGCCCGGCAATCTGGTGGAAGTCGCGCGCGGTGAGAATGGCGGTCTTCCGGCCGTCGAACTTGCAGAGCCGCGTGAAGAGCACCGTGCGGATGGGCACGTTGATGCCCGCGCCGAGCGTGTCGGTGCCGCAGATCACCTTGAGGAGGCCGCGCTGCGCGAGCTGCTCGACGAGCACGCGGTACTTCGGCAGCAGCCCGGCATGGTGCAGGCCGATGCCGTGACGCAGCCACCGCCGGATCTCGCCGCCGTACGGGCTGCTGAAGTGGACGTGCGCGATGCGCGCGGCGATCTCGGCCTTCTCCTCGCGCGTGCAGATCTTCAGGCTGGTGAAGTCCTGCGCGCTCGTGGCCGCGTCCGCCTGCGTGAAATGGACGACGTAGACTGGCGCCTTGCGCTCGTCGACGAGTTGCTCGACCGTGTGAGGAAGCGCGATCTCCGAGTAGGCGTACTCGAGCGGCACGGGCCGCTCGCCCGACGCGATGGTCGCGGTGGACCGGCCGTTGAGACGCGTGAGCGCCTCCTCGAAGAACGCCGTGTCGCCGAGTGTGGCCGACATCAGGAGGAAGCGCGTCCGCGGCAGCGTCAGCAGAGGCGTCTGCCAGGCCACGCCGCGGTCGCGATCGGCGTAGTAGTGGAACTCGTCCATCACCACGTGGTCGACGTCGGCGTCTGCACCGTGTCTCAGGGCGATGTTCGAGAGCACCTCCGCCGTACAGCAGAGGATCGGCGCGTCGCGGTTCACCGACGCGTCACCCGTGCTCAACCCCACGTGATCAGGGCCGAACTCGCGGCACAGGTTCATCCATTTCTCGTTGACGAGCGCCTTGATCGGGCAGGTGTAGACCGCGCGTTCGCCGCGAGCGAGAGCGGCGAAGAGCATCGCCGAGGCCACGAGCGACTTGCCGGAGCCCGTGGGCGTGTTCAGGATGACGTTCCGATCGTCGAGCAGCGCAAGGACGGCCTCTTCCTGCGCCGGGTACAACGAAAGCCGTGAGGCGGCCACGTAGTCGAGAAAGCGGTCGAGCAACTCGTCGCTCGAGGCATTTCGCGTCTGGGGCAGCAGGTCGGCGAGCGAGGCGGTCATGGGCCTCAGTTGTACCTCGGAACGGCGTCGCGTGCGCCCTTCGGCCCGGCAAATGGAACGGCTCGCACCCCGCGGAGCCGACGACGCGAGTCATGATGAGCGCTTGGCGCGCGACACTGTCGAGGGGGCCGTCGAGCGACGTTGGGACCCTCCAGACGCTGTGCGAAGCTCACGACGCGTGTCGTCGGGAGGCCCTCCGGGTGCTCACCGGCTTGCGGTCGCCAGGCGGAACGCGGCCATCTCCTCGCCGTTGCGCACCAGGACGACGTCGCCGGCGAGCACCGGGTGGTTCCACGTCTTGCCCTCGATGGCGGGCACGCGCGCGAGTTCGCTGAACCCGTCAGGAGCCGCCCGCACGAGCGCCAGCTCGCCGTCCTCGGACAGCACGAGCAGCAGGGCCTGGTCGGGCAGGAGCACCATCTGGCCGTGACCGTACCGTCCACCCTTCCACTTGCGCGTCCCCGTCTCGAGATCGACGCAGGCGAGGATCCTGCCGTCGAATCCGTACGCGTGGCCCTCGTGAACGACGAAGTCGTTGAAGTAGGGCTTGAGGTCGCGCGACGTCCAGCGCTCCTCCACGGTCCACCCGGACGATCCCTGCGCCACCGAGATCCGGCGAAGTCCGACAGCCGCAGCCAGCCCGGAACCGCTGCCGATGAGCACGTCGCCGCGCGCGACGACCGTCGGCTGGACGATGCCGTCCCCCCTCCACTCGTGCCGCCAGAGCACCGCGCCATCGGCTGGCGCGACGCCAATCGCGCCGGCGCCGTTCAGCAGCACGACCTGGGCCACGCCGTCGATGGTCGCAAGGTGCGGCGAACTGTAGCCCGACCCCCCCGCCGGACCGGTCCAGCGCGGGCGGCCAGTCGAGCGATCGTAGGCGGCGAGCACACCCGCGGTCGCGACGATGACCAGGTCGCCGACCACGAGGGGCGAGCTCGAAAAGCCCCAGTCGGGAATGGGCCTGCCGGTGTCGGCCGCGGCGTGGCGCGACCAGACCACCGCGCCCGTGCGCGCGTCGAGCGCGTTCAGGAGGCCCGTCGCGCCGAGCGTGTAGACGCGGCCGCGGTCGAGCGTCGGCGTGCCTCGGGGACCGGCGCCGGCGTTGGACTCCCAGAAGCGTGCGGCGTCGCGGTGCCGCCACACCGGCGCGCCCGTCTCCAGGTCGTACGCGGACACGAGTTCCTCGTCCCCTCGTTGTTCCTGCGTGTAGACGAGGCGACCGTGGACCGCGAACGACGACCACCCGGGCCCAATCGGGCGGCGCCACAATTCGGCGGGAGGCCTCGCCGACCAGTCGGTCTCGATTCGAACGCCACGGACGATGCCGTCACGGGCAGCGCCACGAAAGCCGGGCCATTCGCCGCCTGGTGTTTCGGGGTCGGTGCTGTCCGGTTCAGCGACTGCCGCCACGCCCGCGTCACGCGGAGCCGACTCGTGAGCTTCTCTGCGTGGAGCGTCGACCGGTTCCGCCGTCCCCGATGGTGCCGGAACCTCGACGCCGGCGGCTGCGGCTGTGAGGACTGCGTCGTCGGCAGCTTCCTCGCGCCCGGGACTCGCCACCGCCGGCGGTGCAGTGCCGGCAGGAGGCGGCTCCTCCCCGCGAGCCAGCAGCCGCTCTTCGGCCGTCGGCGTCCAGCGCCACCGAAAGTCCGATCCGCCATCGCCACGGACGCCGTCGGTCCGCACGAGCGTCATGAGGCCGCAGGCGAGCAGGATGGCGGCGAGCATCACGACCTGGCGCGATCCGGCTGGACGCTGGAGCGTGACGGCGACGGCCGCGACCAGCGCGAGGCTCAGCAGGGGCACGCCGTAGAGGAAGGGCATGAGTCCCATCATCCCGTTCGCGATGGAGGGGTGCACGACCTGCGCGGTCGTCAACAGCGCGACGGCCATCAGCACGAGGGCTCCCAGGCGCTCACGCCAGCGCGCGCGACTGAAGAGCAGCCACCAGAGGAGAATCGCCAGGGCGCCAACCGCGCCGGCGAGCACCGCTGTGCCACCCTGGCTCGGCGCGGCAAGTGGGAGCCCCACCCAGGCGAGCGCGGTGAGCACGCCGGCCGCGGCGCCCGGCCAGAACCGGATGGGCTTCCGAGGCGCCTCCTCATGCGTTCGTTGGCTGGACATGTGAGCCTTCCCGCAGGCCGTGCCAGCGACCTTCAGTGGATCGCCGCCGCCTGGCATAGTGGTGAATCGGATCGGTGATCGCCCCTCCCGTACTGACGGCGTCTCGAAGCAGCGAGAGCGTCCGCGCGTACGAGGAGCGGTACGGCCGTTTGACGGAATCCCTGGTGAGCAGGTTCGCACGGTCGAGCTCGACTCACACGGGCGGATCACGGCTGACCTTGTCGTGCGGGCGAGAATCGCGCAGCACGTGTCGAACTTCGCGTCCGTCGTTCGACGTAGGGATAGAGCCCGGTTCCTGACGCGGCCAGCCGGCCGTCGCCGGGCTCACCACGAGCGCTGGGAGGACCACATGCGGTTCATGATGATCGTCAAGGCCACGAGAGAGACCGAAGCCGGGGTGAGACCGAAAGAGGAGCTGTTCGCTGCGATGGCGACCTATCACGAGGACCTGGCCAAGGCCGGCGTGCTGCTGGACGCCTCGGGTCTCCAGCCAAGCGCGAAGGGATTTCGCGTCCAGTACGCCGGTGGGAAGCGCACGGTGGTGGACGGCCCCTTCACCGAGACGAAGGAGCTCATCGCCGGCTATACGCTCATCCAGGTGAAGTCGCGGGACGAAGCGGTGGAGTGGGCGCGCCGGTTTCCCAACCCCCACGACGAGGACGGTCACATCGAAGTCAGGCAACTCTTCGAACTGGACGACTTCGGACCGAGCGAGCAAGTCGACCGATTCCGCCGCCTGGACGTCTTGACGGGTCAGGACCTTCGCGAATGAGGCTGGGCCGCCAGGACGGCCACTGCGCATCTCATCAGCGACCGAAGGACCGATACCGACCGCAACGACGGTGACGAGAAAGGAAGGGACGACATGCGATTCATGGCGATGGTGAAGTCCAAGGAGAACGCGGGTCCTGTGCCGCAGGCCCTCATGGAGGCAATCGCGACGCTCGGCGAAGAGGCCGGCAGAGCCGGGGTGCTCGTGCAGATGGGCGGGCTGCTGCCGAGCGGATCGGGGGCGCGCGTGCGGGTCTCGGACGGCAAGCTGACGGTGACCGATGGGCCGTTCACGGAAGCGAAGGAGGTGATCGGTGGCTTCGCTGTCTACGAGCTCGGATCGAAGGCCGAGGCCCTGGAGTGGACGGAACGCTTCATGCGGCTGCACATCGAACACTGGCCGGGCTGGGACGGCGAGACTGAGCTCCGGCAGATCTTCACGACGTAGCGACGTGTCGCCGGAGCGAGCGCAGCGCTGAGCCCGAGTCATGACGGCCCCCGACGTCCACCGTGCGATCGAGACCGCCTGGCGAATCGAGGCGCCCAAGGTCATCGCCGTCC is a genomic window containing:
- a CDS encoding vanadium-dependent haloperoxidase; the protein is MTTHFRFLIAAGALGALVPPCHVSAGTGNAVTDWALIVQPAIHSAAAPRPAGSAQVLHTMVVLAMYDAVVAIEGGFEPYATVITPFPDADVRAAVATAAHRTARARVAPSRVTYLDEQYAIYMAGLPDGPSKADGVSVGEASAQSLLALRADDGMDRVVPYWCTASPPPVEEFEPDTGCPTQPTDPQPADAKLGHVKPFTFVEARRLRPGGPEPLSSKGYANDFVETRDYGRADSVFRSAEQTDIAYFWSEHPYVHWNRNLVGLAVSRGLSLRDTARFFAMVHTTAADATIAGFEAKYFYRSSRPRTAIPRADADGNRATVGDPTWKPLLAVNHPEYPSGHAFWSTALLDAVEAFFGTDEVTWTIATSKTAVPQLVRTERTYQRLSALGREIDDARVWAGLHWRHAMRDGARIGRRVARHVVKHYFRPTS
- a CDS encoding beta-lactamase family protein, which encodes MRLLLAVLFVLVQVVAGSAQATQGAEDRRAALIARGVSLELPGAWEPPPGHAVEHHTAGYAKTLCSAVFLTGLDPDDAAANVGFFTGPLEHRAAVVDRVIDREKQEVRLRLENGVTRVARRFGSQGCVALPIGRDDVFFTPSVVTPNLPDPAKTHWPMGDVPAPEPPVAEFNPAAVAAAMEAGFGPPEAMTLALVVTYKGRIIGERYAPGIDLHTPLESWSMTKSLTGTLVARLIQMGVYTLDQPAPIPEWQAPDDPRRAIRIVDIMRMSSGIRIRAPQDPDWDASFGYPDHLYLYTGTVNSFEWAATRPLQWRPNTVGRYRNTDPVLASYLVKLGAEKLGQDYHAFPQRVLFDKIGIRNAVIETDPFGNFLGQGYGMVAARDWARLASLYLRDGVWNGERLLPQGYVDHVKTIAPAWEADGRPVYGGGFFWVNGDGALPLPRDAFAMRGAGGQSATIVPSHGLVVVRLGKYRGAEAGAKALNGAFELLMRSLPAVR
- a CDS encoding DUF3516 domain-containing protein, which gives rise to MTASLADLLPQTRNASSDELLDRFLDYVAASRLSLYPAQEEAVLALLDDRNVILNTPTGSGKSLVASAMLFAALARGERAVYTCPIKALVNEKWMNLCREFGPDHVGLSTGDASVNRDAPILCCTAEVLSNIALRHGADADVDHVVMDEFHYYADRDRGVAWQTPLLTLPRTRFLLMSATLGDTAFFEEALTRLNGRSTATIASGERPVPLEYAYSEIALPHTVEQLVDERKAPVYVVHFTQADAATSAQDFTSLKICTREEKAEIAARIAHVHFSSPYGGEIRRWLRHGIGLHHAGLLPKYRVLVEQLAQRGLLKVICGTDTLGAGINVPIRTVLFTRLCKFDGRKTAILTARDFHQIAGRAGRKGFDDHGYVVVQAPEHVIENLRLSEKAARDGKKVTRRKPPEHNFVNWDVNTFKRLMSARPEQLVSRFEVSHGMLLNVLSRRGDGCGAMRRLVRDSHEAEAAKAVHRRRGWLLFRALVARGIIEFVPPDEHETRLRVNVDLQDDFSMDQALSLYLVETIPLLEPDSPAYVLDLITLVESILENPEIILRRQLDRLKGEAVAKMKAEGLDYEQRMEELEKLEYPKPLADFVYQTFNQFAANHPWVGEESIRPKSIAREMFEQCRSFTEYVLDYDLQRSEGLLLRHLNSVYKVLSQTVPDPHKTDEVLDLEHYLRTMLRQVDSSLEEEWARMRDPAYRPLEGAALPASRAGERRPPGTDLAVADITTDTRRFTAAVRARIFLFLRAWWTRDEVGALAVLADVEPSAQDEGPTDGADGAADGWTTKRLQAVADEYRAERGMLRFDPEARNARHTYITPSDDGRTWRVEQMLVDPEMANDWVAAFDIDLDASRAHGQPVMRLERIGPLA
- a CDS encoding PQQ-binding-like beta-propeller repeat protein → MSSQRTHEEAPRKPIRFWPGAAAGVLTALAWVGLPLAAPSQGGTAVLAGAVGALAILLWWLLFSRARWRERLGALVLMAVALLTTAQVVHPSIANGMMGLMPFLYGVPLLSLALVAAVAVTLQRPAGSRQVVMLAAILLACGLMTLVRTDGVRGDGGSDFRWRWTPTAEERLLARGEEPPPAGTAPPAVASPGREEAADDAVLTAAAAGVEVPAPSGTAEPVDAPRREAHESAPRDAGVAAVAEPDSTDPETPGGEWPGFRGAARDGIVRGVRIETDWSARPPAELWRRPIGPGWSSFAVHGRLVYTQEQRGDEELVSAYDLETGAPVWRHRDAARFWESNAGAGPRGTPTLDRGRVYTLGATGLLNALDARTGAVVWSRHAAADTGRPIPDWGFSSSPLVVGDLVIVATAGVLAAYDRSTGRPRWTGPAGGSGYSSPHLATIDGVAQVVLLNGAGAIGVAPADGAVLWRHEWRGDGIVQPTVVARGDVLIGSGSGLAAAVGLRRISVAQGSSGWTVEERWTSRDLKPYFNDFVVHEGHAYGFDGRILACVDLETGTRKWKGGRYGHGQMVLLPDQALLLVLSEDGELALVRAAPDGFSELARVPAIEGKTWNHPVLAGDVVLVRNGEEMAAFRLATASR
- a CDS encoding YciI family protein, with the protein product MRFMMIVKATRETEAGVRPKEELFAAMATYHEDLAKAGVLLDASGLQPSAKGFRVQYAGGKRTVVDGPFTETKELIAGYTLIQVKSRDEAVEWARRFPNPHDEDGHIEVRQLFELDDFGPSEQVDRFRRLDVLTGQDLRE